In a single window of the Dryobates pubescens isolate bDryPub1 chromosome Z, bDryPub1.pri, whole genome shotgun sequence genome:
- the PTAR1 gene encoding protein prenyltransferase alpha subunit repeat-containing protein 1 yields MAESPEEVAVLVQRVVKDIRNAFQRNPYIDEIGLIPCPEARYNRSPIVLVENKLGVESWCVKFLLPYVHNKLLLYKQRKQWLNKDELIDITCTLLLLNPDFTTAWNVRKELILSGTLNPLKDLHLGKLALTKFPKSPETWIHRRWVLQQLIQENSLPSLLIKGNLGAVPVERIHQLVQEEMNVCSEAAGRYPSNYNAWSHRIWVIQHLGKLSVKILLDELSSTKYWVSMHVSDHSGFHYRQFLLKCLIGRTVTDNNTLVQNQMLNEQKNEGSAGAEAACTEEQSVDVHHHLEKELELCTELIDTYPGHETLWCHRRHVFYLQHRLSNKLPLLSTMVPSVDSSDETLSNSHHSPVTSHTAQAMDVDGLNESSAKQGYTQETKRLKRAPMQDSLGLEMEYQFIDNVLSTCRDVDQARFAAAYRKWLVTFLDQ; encoded by the exons aGATGAAATTGGATTAATACCCTGCCCTGAAGCCAGATATAACCGGAGCCCTATTGTCCTGGTAGAAAACAAGCTTGGTGTGGAGAGCTGGTGTGTCAAGTTTCTTCTGCCATATGTCCACAATAAACTTCTCCTCTACAAACAAAGAAAGCAATGGCTGAACAAAGATG AGCTGATAGATATCACAtgtacactgctgctgctgaacccaGACTTCACCACTGCTTGGAACGTGAG GAAAGAACTAATACTGTCTGGCACTTTAAATCCACTTAAAGACTTGCATCTTGGAAAACTGGCATTAACCAAGTTTCCAAAGAGTCCAGAAACATGGATTCATAG ACGATGGGTGCTGCAACAACTAATTCAGGAAAACTCCCTGCCTAGTCTTCTGATTAAAGGAAACTTGGGAGCAGTACCTGTGGAGAGAATTCACCAACTAGTACAGGAAGAAATGAATGTctgctctgaagctgctggGAGATATCCAAGCAACTACAATGCCTGGTCCCATCGCATCTGGGTTATACAGCATTTGGGAAAGCTGTCTGTCAAG ATTCTCCTTGATGAACTTTCATCCACTAAATATTGGGTATCCATGCATGTCTCAGACCATAGTGGATTTCATTATCGCCAGTTCCTACTCAAGTGCTTGATAGGCAGAACTGTGACTGACAATAATACACTGGTTCAAAATCAAATGCTAAATGAGCAAAAGAATGAggggagtgcaggggcagaagctGCCTGCACAGAAGAGCAGAGTGTGGATGTCCACCATCATTTAGAAAAAGAGTTGGAGCTGTGCACTGAACTGATTGATACTTACCCGGGACATGAAACCTTGTGGTGTCATAG AAGGCATGTATTCTACCTTCAGCACCGCTTAAGCAACAAACTTCCTCTGCTGAGCACGATGGTACCATCTGTGGATAGCAGTGATGAAACTCTGAGTAATTCCCACCACAGTCCTGTGACAAGCCACACGGCACAAGCTATGGATGTTGATGGTTTGAATGAATCCAGCGCCAAACAAGGTTATACCCAAGAAACGAAACGCCTCAAGCGTGCTCCTATGCAGGACTCTCTTGGTCTAGAAATGGAATACCAGTTCATTGATAATGTGTTATCAACTTGTAGGGATGTGGACCAAGccaggtttgctgctgcttataGGAAATGGTTAGTTACTTTTTTAGATCAGTGA